A single region of the Polyodon spathula isolate WHYD16114869_AA chromosome 12, ASM1765450v1, whole genome shotgun sequence genome encodes:
- the LOC121324924 gene encoding protachykinin-like, whose protein sequence is MTEGDPVNDQIKPQSYSHKYLGKLAPGEEMESLKLLILVVVMLFAQVYCAEETSLSREQENWPATNWQKESSENNLARQVAELIKRSKSHQFYGLMGRRSGAPRAVPMGYKRHKGEMFVGLMGRRSSSGELSEELDRPQYYASRRK, encoded by the exons ATGACAG AAGGAGATCCTGTAAATGATCAGATTAAACCCCAGAGTTACTCTCACAAGTACCTTGGAAAGCTGGCGCCGGGGGAAG AAATGGAAAGTTTGAAACTTTTGATCTTAGTGGTGGTGATGCTTTTTGCACAAGTTTACTGCGCTGAAGAAACGTCATTGAGTCGGGAGCAAGAAAATTGGCCAGCAACCAACTGGCAG AAGGAATCCTCGGAAAACAACCTTGCACGTCAAGTTGCAGAACTCATTAAGAGGTCAAAATCTCATCAGTTCTACGGGCTTATGGGGAGACGTTCAG GGGCTCCACGGGCTGTGCCAATGGGTTACAAAA GACATAAAGGAGAGATGTTCGTAGGTCTGATGGGCAGGAGATCCTCCAGTGGAG AATTATCAGAAGAATTGGACAGACCTCAGTATTATGCCAGCAGACGTAAATAA